A region of Salvelinus alpinus chromosome 6, SLU_Salpinus.1, whole genome shotgun sequence DNA encodes the following proteins:
- the LOC139578937 gene encoding uncharacterized protein isoform X4, with the protein MTTLQYLGISVRFIIDVLSKPQVTVHDNISCSVVCSVENGREVTLSWYRGGEKLNQTSSPDLNITLSLPLKVDEQNRESYRCEAANPVSKESAAVPHSCIESDPSKVADGDERTQGSLIAVMCVLVASGLVGLAIYLKRRNGHSHAGGVKRYTRTGVT; encoded by the exons ATGTTCTGTCCAAACCTCAGGTGACGGTCCATGACAACATCTCCTGTAGCGTGGTGTGTTCTgtggagaacgggagagaggtgaCCCTGTCCTGGTACAGAGGAGGGGAGAAACTCAACCAGACCagcagccctgacctcaacatcaccctctctctacctctcaagGTGgatgaacagaacagagagtCTTACAGATGTGAGGCTGCCAACCCAGTCAGCAAGGAGAGTGCTGCTGTTCCACATTCCTGTATAGAGAGTGATCCCTCCAAGGTGGCAG ATGGTGATGAGAGGACTCAAGGTTCTCTTATTGCTGTAATGTGTGTTCTGGTTGCCTCAGGACTTGTTGGACTTGCAATATATCTTAAGAGGAGAAACGGACACTCACATGCAG gAGGAGTGAAGAGGTATACAAGGACTGGAGTCACTTAG
- the LOC139578937 gene encoding SLAM family member 9-like isoform X2: protein MTTLQYLGISVRFIIVLCSAQHSEQPETRQVKGIVGTFLSFPERVLTSGNLLYGDLGNIAQVYPGKQSNTNLEKRYKNRLHWNNDTGVFTLSDLQIDDSGVYTVENADAEEKMTHTFQLTVYYVLSKPQVTVHDNISCSVVCSVENGREVTLSWYRGGEKLNQTSSPDLNITLSLPLKVDEQNRESYRCEAANPVSKESAAVPHSCIESDPSKVADGDERTQGSLIAVMCVLVASGLVGLAIYLKRRNGHSHAGGVKRYTRTGVT from the exons tACTCTGCTCAGCCCAGCATTCAGAACAGCCAGAGACTCGGCAGGTGAAAGGCATCGTGGGAACTTTTCTCTCTTTTCCAGAGAGGGTGTTGACATCTGGCAATTTACTTTATGGAGACCTTGGCAATATTGCACAGGTGTACCCTGGTAAACAAAGTAATACAAACCTTGAGAAGAGATATAAAAACCGCCTTCACTGGAACAATGATACTGGAGTCTTCACTTTGTCAGACCTACAAATAGATGATTCTGGGGTTTACACTGTGGAGAATGCAGATGCTGAAGAGAAGATGACACATACATTTCAGCTGACTGTGTACT ATGTTCTGTCCAAACCTCAGGTGACGGTCCATGACAACATCTCCTGTAGCGTGGTGTGTTCTgtggagaacgggagagaggtgaCCCTGTCCTGGTACAGAGGAGGGGAGAAACTCAACCAGACCagcagccctgacctcaacatcaccctctctctacctctcaagGTGgatgaacagaacagagagtCTTACAGATGTGAGGCTGCCAACCCAGTCAGCAAGGAGAGTGCTGCTGTTCCACATTCCTGTATAGAGAGTGATCCCTCCAAGGTGGCAG ATGGTGATGAGAGGACTCAAGGTTCTCTTATTGCTGTAATGTGTGTTCTGGTTGCCTCAGGACTTGTTGGACTTGCAATATATCTTAAGAGGAGAAACGGACACTCACATGCAG gAGGAGTGAAGAGGTATACAAGGACTGGAGTCACTTAG